A single window of bacterium DNA harbors:
- a CDS encoding DUF3604 domain-containing protein — translation MMREFNSIAAACCAIVILVIATDSSAQDVPPPKEGKRNYSPYPEKTFPNRVYFGDTHLQTSYSTDAGMVGNTLGPEEAYRFARGEEVIQSHGLRAKLQRPLDFLVIADHAENLGLAPMIAESNPDLLKTEFGRRVLDLVKAGKGTEAYNVWIQSMSALQDPLKGNERVARTMWERLTAAAEKYNEPGRFTALIGFEWTSGPSGNNLHRNVVFRDGKDKADQIIPISQYDTIDPEDLWKWMSNYEKKTGGRLLAIPHNGNLSNGLMFDDVTLTIKKSLDRDYAERRMRWEPIYEVTQMKGDGEAHPALSPNDEFADFETWDKGSFGNEAKTEDMLPREYAREAYKRGLAYEAKLGANPFKFGIIGSTDAHTSLATTQEDNFFGKVEPLAPSAEPDRFYEVITGRLSSSEGKDLKQYAWQTSASGLAGVWARENTRESLWDAMARKEVYATTGTRLLVRVFGGFDFNAQDLERSDFAEHGYRKGVPMGGDLKAAPGGKAPVFLVRALRDVDGANLDRIQIVKGWLDTAGKTQEKVYDVAWSGNRKPGPDGKLPAVGNTVNVVQATYSNAIGSQYLTAYWKDASFDPKLRAFYYVRVIEIPTPRWTTYDAKFFGTKIPEGAPTTIQDRAYTTPIWYTPGK, via the coding sequence ATGATGAGAGAATTCAATTCAATTGCAGCAGCATGTTGTGCGATAGTTATTCTGGTTATCGCTACCGATTCTAGCGCCCAAGACGTACCGCCCCCGAAGGAGGGAAAGCGTAACTATTCGCCTTATCCGGAAAAGACGTTTCCAAACCGCGTCTACTTCGGTGATACCCACCTCCAAACTTCCTACTCAACCGATGCAGGAATGGTGGGGAACACTCTTGGGCCGGAAGAAGCGTATCGCTTCGCCCGGGGCGAGGAGGTTATCCAGAGTCACGGCTTGCGCGCCAAGCTGCAGCGACCGCTCGATTTTCTCGTCATCGCGGATCATGCAGAGAACCTGGGTCTCGCACCGATGATTGCCGAGTCGAACCCGGATCTGCTTAAGACCGAATTCGGCCGCCGTGTGCTCGACCTGGTCAAGGCCGGCAAGGGTACTGAAGCGTACAATGTTTGGATACAATCGATGAGTGCGCTTCAAGATCCGCTCAAGGGAAATGAGCGCGTAGCGCGCACGATGTGGGAGCGCCTTACCGCGGCGGCAGAGAAGTACAACGAGCCAGGCCGATTCACAGCATTGATCGGTTTCGAGTGGACGTCAGGACCTTCCGGAAACAACCTCCACCGCAATGTCGTGTTCCGTGACGGCAAGGACAAGGCTGATCAGATCATCCCAATCTCTCAATACGACACAATCGACCCGGAAGACCTCTGGAAGTGGATGAGCAACTATGAGAAGAAGACAGGCGGCAGGTTGTTGGCCATCCCTCACAACGGCAACTTGTCCAACGGCCTGATGTTCGACGACGTTACATTGACGATCAAGAAGTCGCTCGACCGCGACTATGCTGAGCGGAGGATGCGTTGGGAGCCGATCTACGAAGTGACGCAGATGAAAGGCGACGGTGAGGCGCATCCCGCGCTGTCGCCGAATGACGAATTCGCCGACTTCGAGACCTGGGACAAGGGCAGTTTCGGCAACGAAGCAAAGACGGAAGACATGTTGCCCCGCGAGTATGCCCGTGAGGCATACAAACGCGGGCTCGCCTATGAGGCGAAGCTCGGCGCCAATCCGTTCAAATTCGGAATCATCGGTTCTACGGACGCGCACACGTCACTGGCAACCACTCAGGAAGACAACTTTTTCGGCAAGGTGGAACCGCTGGCGCCATCGGCTGAACCGGATCGTTTTTACGAGGTAATCACGGGTCGGCTATCAAGTTCGGAAGGCAAAGACCTTAAGCAGTATGCTTGGCAGACGAGCGCCTCAGGTCTCGCGGGCGTGTGGGCTCGCGAAAATACCCGCGAATCCCTCTGGGATGCGATGGCGCGCAAGGAAGTTTACGCCACAACCGGCACTCGCCTGCTTGTTCGCGTCTTTGGAGGGTTCGATTTCAACGCCCAGGACCTGGAGCGATCGGATTTTGCCGAACATGGCTACCGGAAGGGTGTACCGATGGGTGGCGATTTGAAGGCCGCTCCGGGCGGAAAGGCGCCGGTGTTTTTGGTGCGCGCTCTTCGCGACGTTGACGGGGCAAATCTCGATCGTATCCAGATCGTGAAAGGTTGGCTCGATACAGCGGGAAAAACGCAGGAGAAAGTCTACGATGTCGCGTGGTCGGGGAACCGCAAGCCGGGTCCGGATGGGAAGCTGCCAGCCGTGGGAAACACTGTCAACGTGGTTCAGGCCACTTACTCCAATGCGATTGGATCGCAGTACCTGACCGCTTATTGGAAGGACGCGAGTTTCGATCCGAAGCTTCGCGCCTTCTATTATGTCCGTGTAATTGAGATTCCGACGCCGCGCTGGACAACCTACGACGCCAAGTTCTTCGGCACGAAGATCCCGGA